ATAAACCAAGTTCATCTTCATCAGTTTGACCGATCCAGAGGTCTGCGGTTGGTTTTTTGTCAATTATTTTTCTTGGCACGCCGAGTTCTTCGGCAAGTTGCCATACTTGTGTTTTATAGAGGTCCCCAAGCGGGTTTATTGCGCTTGCCATATCCCCGTAGAGAGTTCCGTATCCAAGCAAAAGCTCTGTTTTATTGCTTGTCCCGATAACAAGAGCTTGTTCTCGTGCGGATAGATCATATAGAACTATCATTCTCATCCTTGCCATGACATTCCCGCGTCTTATTTTATCCATATCTGGAAATTTTTCAAAGTAGGGGTCGCACATCGGGGTTATATCAACAAATTCACTTTTAATTCCAAGGTTTGAGATTACAAGTTTTGCGTCTTCAATGCTATCTGGTGAGCTTGTTTTATATGGCATTATTACACCGAGGACATTTTCAGGTCCAAGTGCTTCAGCAGAAAGGTAAGCCGAAACGGCTGAGTCAACACCTCCAGAAACGCCGATGACTCCTTTTTTGAGCCCGAACCTTGTTGTTTCTTTTCTAATGAAATCAACCAAAATTTTTCGGACTATTTTCATATTAAGCTTTAAATCCTTCGCTTTTTCAAGTATCTCCATGTTTTGCCTTCTTTTTGTTTTAAAATGTCAGTTTTTTAAGATTCAACTAAACTTACTTTATTTTTACTTTTCTTGTAAATTCTACCGCATTTTCCACACGAGGCTTTTCCTTTTTTAAAATTCAACTTTTCACCGCATTCACATACCCAACCACTTAACTTTGCGGGGACGCCAGTTACAATTGCATAATCTGGAACATCTTTTGTTACGACAGCTCCTGCGCCGATCATTGCCCATTTTCCAATTGTTATTCCGCAAAGAATTGTTGCATTTGCCCCAATTGTTGCTCCTTCTTTCACAAGTGTCGGAATCCATTTTCCTCCTTTGGGATATTTTGCTCTTGGGTTTAGGTCGTTTGTAAATACGGCTGATGGTCCAACGAAGACATAATCCTCAAGCGTTACAAGGTCATAAACCGAGACATTGTTTTGGAGCTTTACGCCATTTCCAAGCACTGCTCTTGATCCAATGAAACAGTTTTGTCCAATTATACAATTTTTCCCGATTTTTGCGCCTTTCATTATATGTGAAAAGTGCCATATTTTTGTCCCTTCGCCTATCTCACATGGTTCGTCAATTATTGCTGTTTCATGGGCATAGAATTTTTTATCCATCTTTAAGGTCATTCCATTATTTTGTAATGATTTCACCGCAAGCTCAAGGACTTTAAGGACATTCAAAGCTTCGTATCCATCCGTTAAAGGTTTTGTTCTTTTGTTAACACACTCAATAAAGTGGATGCATGCGTTTTTTAATGGTTCTTCATTTGGGATTTTAATTATTTCTGGGTTTGCTTTTTTAGCTATTGGTAGATTGCCTTCCCATTCAATTTTGTGGGAATAGAGGACGAGCTTATCTTCAGGTTCGGTATCATCAAAAACAGCCATTTTTTTTGTTCCGATGACGATAAGTTTCTGTTCTTTGTATGGATGAAGCCAGCTGACGAAGATGTGAGCCCTTATGTCGTTTTTGAATTCAAGATATGTTAAAGTGATATCGCATGGAATTTTGGGGTTTGTTTTTTTATCGGCGTCATTGGAGAAAAGATAATTTTCCCCAACGGATAAAATTTTGTTTGGCATTTCTCCTATGATTGAAAGTATAAGCGAAACATCGTGTGGTGCAAAGCTCCACAATATGTTTTCTTCTTTTCTAAATTTGCCGAAATTTAATCTATTTGAGTAGATGTATTTTATCTCACCAATTTCTCCAGATTGAATTAATTTCTTTAATTTTACGATAGCGGGATGATATTGAAGGACATGGTCAACCATAAGAATCAGATTTTTCTCCTCGGCGATTTTCACAAGTTCAATGGCATCT
This genomic interval from Candidatus Kryptobacter tengchongensis contains the following:
- a CDS encoding NH(3)-dependent NAD(+) synthetase, whose amino-acid sequence is MEILEKAKDLKLNMKIVRKILVDFIRKETTRFGLKKGVIGVSGGVDSAVSAYLSAEALGPENVLGVIMPYKTSSPDSIEDAKLVISNLGIKSEFVDITPMCDPYFEKFPDMDKIRRGNVMARMRMIVLYDLSAREQALVIGTSNKTELLLGYGTLYGDMASAINPLGDLYKTQVWQLAEELGVPRKIIDKKPTADLWIGQTDEDELGLSYKVVDKLLYFMIDERKTDDELVELGFDRKTIERIKLMVQRNQFKRRPPIIAKISYRTINIDFRYARDWGS
- a CDS encoding UDP-2-acetamido-3-amino-2,3-dideoxy-glucuronate N-acetyltransferase codes for the protein MEKFVAVIGSGSWGKNLVRNFFEIGALKTVCDINRTNFDELKNKFPAKYTTSIDEVINDPDIRAVAIATPSETHFELAKIFLLSGRDVFVEKPLALKLEDAIELVKIAEEKNLILMVDHVLQYHPAIVKLKKLIQSGEIGEIKYIYSNRLNFGKFRKEENILWSFAPHDVSLILSIIGEMPNKILSVGENYLFSNDADKKTNPKIPCDITLTYLEFKNDIRAHIFVSWLHPYKEQKLIVIGTKKMAVFDDTEPEDKLVLYSHKIEWEGNLPIAKKANPEIIKIPNEEPLKNACIHFIECVNKRTKPLTDGYEALNVLKVLELAVKSLQNNGMTLKMDKKFYAHETAIIDEPCEIGEGTKIWHFSHIMKGAKIGKNCIIGQNCFIGSRAVLGNGVKLQNNVSVYDLVTLEDYVFVGPSAVFTNDLNPRAKYPKGGKWIPTLVKEGATIGANATILCGITIGKWAMIGAGAVVTKDVPDYAIVTGVPAKLSGWVCECGEKLNFKKGKASCGKCGRIYKKSKNKVSLVES